The sequence GAGAATTCCGGGTGCGGGACCACCTGTAGCAACGAAGAAACCAGCATTTTTACGCCAATCAATGAGTTTGCTTTTAAGTTCCAAACAAATGCGTTCGGCGGTTTTCTTACCAACACCGGGAGTTTGGATTAATAATTGCACGTTAGCAGCAATAATCGATTGGACTAATTCGGGTAATTCCAAAGTATCGAGCAAAGCAATAGCCAAAGAACTACCAATCCCGCTGACACCGATTAAAAAGCGAAATAAATCCCTTTCTGCTGGTGTACTAAAGCCGTAAAGAAGCGGTACCTCTTCCCGAACTTGGTAATGGGTAAAGACTTGGACTTCACCCCCCGAATCCGGTAATAGAGTAGCCAATCTTGCGGGAACTTGTAAATCGTATCCGATACCGTTCACCTCTAAAGTCAGGGTATGACGATTGGCGCTATTTTTTTGGATACCAGCAACGATTCCTTTGAGATAACTAATCATAAGAAACCAAAGTATTTTAAGCCTTCAATAATTCCACCTGCACAAACATTTTTCGCCAGGTAACGGTGGTTAACAGGATTTTCATTATGCCATTGGATTAATTCCGGACGAGCGTTTCCCACAAGGATACCTCGTTCTTCTCCAACAGCAAATAAAGCAATATCATTGCCCGAATCACCGCAAGCTACCGTTCTTTCTGATACAAAGTTCCACTTTTCGCGGAGAAATTGCATTGCCTGACCTTTATCGCTGCTACTGGGTACAATGTCAAGGTCAATACCACTGCTGTAGATTAATTTGACATCTAAACCGCTTTCGGACAAGCTAGATTCCAATTGCGGTAAAATCCCTGCGGCAACTGATTGTTCAACGAAAAAGCTTACCTTGAATTGTCCCTGTTCTGTGTCTGGTTGGGGTTTTAACTCCGAGAATTCAGCAGTTTTAGATAATACCACTTCTCGGTTCCATCCTTCAGAAAGTTTTTTAGACCAATCAGTATCTGGAGTATCCCTTTTATCTAAGTATATTTCCGTTCCTACTGATAAAACCAAAGCATCTGGCTCCATCAAATTTCTTTCCTGTTTCAGTTCTTCATATAAAACCGGCGATCGCCCAGTAGCATATACAATTTTAGTTCCATGTTCTTGACGATGTTTGCTCAAAAGTTGTGATAATTCCCTCAAAGCATCATCGTCACCGACGAAAGTGTTATCTAAATCCGTTACGAACAGAAATCTACTCACCGGTGTTTGCTCTCCTGGTTACAGCTTTACCATCAAAAAGTTTACATTAATTGTTAGTTGTAAATTTTAGTTTTTTTGGGATGCTGCAAACGAATGATTTACAAATCATAATTACAGTTTCGCAATACTTAATTATTTTTAGATTTCCAAGTTTTAATTGTTACCATACTTTTCATATTTAATTTATATTGGAAACCGCAAACTGAATATATAAATAACTTGTAACTGTTATTTAAAATTTTCTCGCAAATAAAACAATGATACCTAGATTACAAAGAATTCTAGCAAAATCTAAAAGTGCTGTGGTTTTAAGTTTGATATCATTATCTGCGATTTATCTTGTAAGCTGTAGCGATAACGCTTCTGAGAATAATGTTACGCAGGAAACTAATTTATCGGCGGATACATCTACAGAAGCTGATTTATCTCAAGATTTATCTACACAAACCAATATATCAACTGAGAAATCAGTCACAGCAGTAAAGCAAACTAAAAAAATAACTCCCTCACAACTCATTCAG comes from Rivularia sp. PCC 7116 and encodes:
- a CDS encoding sucrose-phosphate phosphatase codes for the protein MSRFLFVTDLDNTFVGDDDALRELSQLLSKHRQEHGTKIVYATGRSPVLYEELKQERNLMEPDALVLSVGTEIYLDKRDTPDTDWSKKLSEGWNREVVLSKTAEFSELKPQPDTEQGQFKVSFFVEQSVAAGILPQLESSLSESGLDVKLIYSSGIDLDIVPSSSDKGQAMQFLREKWNFVSERTVACGDSGNDIALFAVGEERGILVGNARPELIQWHNENPVNHRYLAKNVCAGGIIEGLKYFGFL
- the ruvA gene encoding Holliday junction branch migration protein RuvA, whose amino-acid sequence is MISYLKGIVAGIQKNSANRHTLTLEVNGIGYDLQVPARLATLLPDSGGEVQVFTHYQVREEVPLLYGFSTPAERDLFRFLIGVSGIGSSLAIALLDTLELPELVQSIIAANVQLLIQTPGVGKKTAERICLELKSKLIDWRKNAGFFVATGGPAPGILEEVQMTLLALGYTAQEVSYALHVVGEDIGLPKDAFVEDWIKQAIAHLSSSEVNSKQ